The Anaerolineae bacterium genome includes the window TTGGTTTCTTTGATCAAATTAACCGCGCCCCTAAAATCACCTTCGGCCACCAGCTTGAGAAACCCGGGGATGTTGATCCCTACCGGGCAACCGGCAATACATTTGGGCTTGGCGCATTCCAAACAGCGCCGGGCTTCGGCCATGGCCTGCTTGGCGGTGTAGCCGTAGGGCACTTCATTATAATTGTGAATCCGCTGCTCCGGCGGTTGTTCCGGCATGGGGGTTTTGTGGGGAATAATTTGCTTTTTGGCCATCAGGCTGGTACCTCCACCAAGGCGCATGCCTGTTCCTGTTGGGCCTGCAACTCCAGCCAGTGGGCCAATGCTTCGCGTTCCTGTTCTTTATAAAATTGTAGCCGGGAGAGTAAAATATCCCAATCCACTTTATGGCCGTCAAACTCCGGGCCGTCTACACAGGCAAATTGAGCGCCGTCGTCCAGCACCACCCGGCAGCCGCCGCACATCCCGGTGCCGTCCACCATCACCGTGTTCAGGCTGACAATGGTAGGCACCTGGTAAGGTTTGGTGGTCAGCGAAACAAATTTCATCATCACTGCCGGGCCAATGGCCCATATACGGGCCAGGTTGTTGGCGCGCGTGGCTAACAACTCTTTGAGCGGCTCAATCACCAAACCGCCCCGGCCGCGGGAGCAGTCATCCGTGCATAAAATCAACTCGTCGGAAACACTTTCCATGCGGTCTATCCAAAAGAGCAGGTTAGCGGTGCGCGCGCCAATAATTGAGATCACGTAATTCCCGGCCTCCTTGAGGGCGCGGGCAATGGGAAAAATGGGGGCAATGCCCACTCCCCCGCCAATGCACACGACCGTGCCGTAATTTTCAATAGGAGTGGGATGTCCCAGCGGCCCCATGACCGTGATCAATTCATCGCCCACTTCCAGGGTGCCCATCTGGATGGTGGTTTTGCCCACCTCCTGAAAAATGAGGGTGATGGTTTCGGCCTCCTGGTCATAGTCGGCAATGGTCAGTGGAATGCGTTCGCCAAACTCGTCAATCCGCACCATCACAAACTGGCCCGCCTGGGCTTTGCAGGCCACCTGCGGCGCTTTAACCACCATCAGTTTGACGGTCTCGCTCAAAACCTCTTTTTCCAATATCTGGTACATGCATTTTCTCCTGAACGGATAGAGCTTTATTGTTACCGCTTCCCGGCTAAACTTAAATGACGAACGACGACGAACGACGACGAACGACGAACGACGAACGACAAGACTTGAACGTTGGTCACTGACCATTCATCGGTGGTCATTGGTCGGTGGTCATTGGTCATTGGTCGGTGGTCATTGGTCGGTGGTCATTGGTCATTGGTCGTTATCCCAACAGTAACGCCCTGCCATTATACGCTAAACGTAATTGTACTAATAGTAATGGATGTCACAAAAATGGCTGACAAACCTCATCTCTGGCCGGCGGTAGGGCTGTTAATTTTAGTATACCCCACCGTTATCCTCAAGTAAATGGTCGTTGGGGGCAAGATTTGTATAAACTGAGCCAATATGGTAAGTTGACTTTATGCTCAAAGCAGAATTGATCCGGCCGCGTTTGAAGATGCGCCAGGGGCAGGTGTGGACCAATCCTTTGCCCGCCAATTATCATTATCTGCAAATGGCCGCCGATTTAACGGCCCTGTTCCGGCGGCACGTGGGCCACAGCCGGGGGGCGCTGAGCGAAGCCTTGCGCGACTACGAAGGCGACAGCCTGGATTACCCCGTGATCCGGGGTTTGGCCGCCGTGTTAGAGGCCCGTTGTACGTTTGGCCACAACCCGCCCCTTGACCCGGTTGCGCTGCGCGCCCACCTTTTCCGCCGGGGGCCGGTGACGCACAAACCAAACCTTTTTCACCAAACTACCCGCTCCCAGGTGCTGGCCGAAGCAGCCGCCCACTTTGACCTGACGCCCGCCCAAATTGAAACCGCCCTCTTTGCCGACCTGGCCGAAGAACAGATTCTCCTTGCCCCCGGCGACGTATTGCCCCCCGGCGACCTGCTTGCCCGTTACAACCTGGAACTGGCCCGGGGGCTGCTTTATTGGGCCAGGGAGGTGCGCATTAGGGTTTACGATAATTACAAAGACCTTTTTAAGTATATCAAACTCTTCAAACTCATGTATACCATCCGCCCGCTGGCCAACGGCGATGGGTATCATCTGACCCTGCACGGCCCCCTCTCCCCCTTTGTCAAATCAACCATTCGGTATGGGGTGCAGTTTGCCAAATTTTTGCCGGCGTTGTTGTTGGGCCGGCGCTGGCAAATGGAAGCCGACGTGCTGCCGCCCGGCGCGTCTGGCCGGGAGCCGGCCCGCTACACCCTTGACGAGCGCACCGAACTGCGCCCGTTAAGGCGTCCGGCCTGTTTGATAGCCGCTTAGAAGCCGACTTTGCGGCTGAGTTTGCCGCCAAGTACAGCGGCCCTAAACGCAAATGGGCGCTGGCCCGGGAGGATGAATTGATTGTGGTGGGCGATACAGTGATGATCCCCGATTTTTCCTTTACCCATCGCCGGGATGGGCGGCGGGCCTTGTTGGAGATTGTGGGTTTCTGGCATCCCCACTATTTGCAGCGCAAACTGGCCAAAGTGCGCCAGGCCGGCCGGCGCGATCTGATTTTGCTGGTGTATGAAAACGTGAACGTGGCCGAGCAGGCGTTTGCGGAAGCTTCGGCCGGGGAAGTATTGACCTTTAGCCGTAAACCTGTGCTCAAGGATGTGTTGGCGGCGGTAGAACGCTGCGCCGTGCCCCCGGCCAAAGGCTGGTTTTGATATTTCCGGCTATTCGCCCCAGGCGCGGGTCATTCTGCAAGCCCTTAAAACCTACGGCCTCCCCTTGTCAACTCTTAAGCCTCTATGCTAAAATAAAATGGTTCTTTAGGATTTGACGTGGCGATGCCCTACCCGTAGAGGCGTCCGGCCGGACGCCCCTACTCAAACCAATTCCCCGGAGCTGCCCGATGGCCGTTGAATTAACCCTTTCTCACCATGAAGGCAACATTATTGCCGCCTACCAGGGCCGGCCCTTAACCGACCCTACCCCCCTGGCTAACCTGCCCCGCATCACGGACAAA containing:
- a CDS encoding sulfide/dihydroorotate dehydrogenase-like FAD/NAD-binding protein; its protein translation is MYQILEKEVLSETVKLMVVKAPQVACKAQAGQFVMVRIDEFGERIPLTIADYDQEAETITLIFQEVGKTTIQMGTLEVGDELITVMGPLGHPTPIENYGTVVCIGGGVGIAPIFPIARALKEAGNYVISIIGARTANLLFWIDRMESVSDELILCTDDCSRGRGGLVIEPLKELLATRANNLARIWAIGPAVMMKFVSLTTKPYQVPTIVSLNTVMVDGTGMCGGCRVVLDDGAQFACVDGPEFDGHKVDWDILLSRLQFYKEQEREALAHWLELQAQQEQACALVEVPA
- a CDS encoding DUF790 family protein is translated as MLKAELIRPRLKMRQGQVWTNPLPANYHYLQMAADLTALFRRHVGHSRGALSEALRDYEGDSLDYPVIRGLAAVLEARCTFGHNPPLDPVALRAHLFRRGPVTHKPNLFHQTTRSQVLAEAAAHFDLTPAQIETALFADLAEEQILLAPGDVLPPGDLLARYNLELARGLLYWAREVRIRVYDNYKDLFKYIKLFKLMYTIRPLANGDGYHLTLHGPLSPFVKSTIRYGVQFAKFLPALLLGRRWQMEADVLPPGASGREPARYTLDERTELRPLRRPACLIAA
- a CDS encoding DUF790 family protein codes for the protein MFDSRLEADFAAEFAAKYSGPKRKWALAREDELIVVGDTVMIPDFSFTHRRDGRRALLEIVGFWHPHYLQRKLAKVRQAGRRDLILLVYENVNVAEQAFAEASAGEVLTFSRKPVLKDVLAAVERCAVPPAKGWF